The following proteins are encoded in a genomic region of Periophthalmus magnuspinnatus isolate fPerMag1 chromosome 23, fPerMag1.2.pri, whole genome shotgun sequence:
- the nars1 gene encoding asparagine--tRNA ligase, cytoplasmic isoform X1, which produces MADDLAKGVETVSVGELYVSDKCGSDQDGEGTEQKPFKTTLKALLFAGKEPFPTIFVDSQKEGERWAVISKTQMKNAKKAFNREQAKSNSKEKKEAEDNERREKNLEDAKKILIENDPSLPEPHMVKIHQLEERRGSRVKVFGWVHRLRRQGKNLMFLVLRDGTGFLQCVLSDKLCQCYNGLVLSTESTVALYGTVTPVPEGKQAPGGHELHCDFWELIGLSPAGGADNLLNEESDVDVQLNNRHMLIRGENVSKILRVRSTVTQCFREHFFSRGYYEITPPTLVQTQVEGGSTLFGLNYFGEQAYLTQSSQLYLETCIPALGDTFCIAQSYRAEQSRTRRHLAEYTHIEAECPFITFEDLLQRLEDLVCDVVDRVLQSPAGDLLYDINPDFKPPKRPFKRMNYSEAIEWLREHDVKKDDGSYYEFGEDIPEAPERLMTDSINETILLCRFPAEIKSFYMQRCSDDRRLTESVDVLMPNVGEIVGGSMRIWNSEELLEGYKREGIDPTPYYWYTDQRKYGTCPHGGYGLGLERFLTWLLNRHHIRDVCLYPRFIQRCRP; this is translated from the exons ATGGCGGATGACTTGGCCAAAGGTGTGGAAACGGTGTCTGTGG GAGAGCTGTACGTGTCGGACAAATGCGGGAGTGACCAGGATGGAGAGGGCACAGAGCAGAAGCCTTTTAAGACCACTCTGAAG GCTCTGCTTTTCGCTGGGAAGGAGCCTTTTCCCACCATCTTTGTGGACTctcagaaggagggagag CGATGGGCAGTGATTTCTAAAACCCAGATGAAAAATGCAAAGAAGGCTTTTAACCGCGAGCAGGCCAAGAGCAACAgcaaagagaagaaagag GCAGAGGAcaatgagagaagagagaaaaaccTAGAGGACGCCAAAAAGATCCTCATTGAGAATGACCCCAGTCTCCCCGAGCCTCACATg GTGAAGATCCATCAGCTGGAGGAGAGGCGAGGCAGCAGGGTGAAGGTGTTTGGGTGGGTCCATCGTCTGCGGAGACAAG GGAAGAACCTCATGTTCCTGGTGCTCCGTGATGGCACAGGCTTCTTGCAGTGTGTCTTGTCAGACAAACTG TGTCAGTGCTACAATGGACTGGTGTTGTCCACAGAGAGCACAGTGGCTCTGTACGGCACCGTCACACCAGTCCCCGAGGGCAAACAG GCCCCTGGAGGCCACGAGCTGCACTGTGACTTCTGGGAGCTGATTGGGCTgtctccagcagggggcgctgatAACCTGCTGAACGAGGAGTCTGACGTGGACGTGCAGCTGAACAACAGGCACATGCTCATCCGCGGAGAGAACGTGTCCAAGATCCTTAGGGTGAGGTCCACAGTCACCCAGTGCTTCAGGGAGCACTTCTTCAGCCGTGGTTACTATGAG ATCACCCCTCCCACCCTGGTGCAGACGCAGGTGGAGGGTGGCTCCACCCTCTTTGGCCTGAATTACTTTGGGGAGCAGGCCTATCTGACGCAGTCCTCTCAGCTGTACCTGGAAACTTGTATTCCTGCGCTGGGAGATACCTTTTGTATCGCCCAGTCCTACCGTGCTGAGCAGTCCCGCACCCGCAGACACCTGGCTGA GTACACCCACATTGAGGCCGAGTGTCCCTTCATTACATTCGAGGACCTGCTGCAGCGGCTGGAGGATTTGGTGTGTGATGTGGTGGACAGAGTGCTCCAGTCTCCTGCAGGAGATCTGCTCTACGACATCAACCCT GACTTCAAACCGCCTAAGCGTCCCTTCAAAAGAATGAACTACAGCGAGGCCATCGAGTGGCTGCGAGAACACGACGTCAAGAAGGACGATGGCTCCTACTATGAGTTTGGAGAG GACATCCCAGAGGCTCCAGAGAGGCTGATGACAGACTCCATCAATGAGACCATCTTGCTTTGCCGCTTCCCCGCTGAGATCAAATCCTTCTACATGCAACGCTGCTCCGACGACCGCCGCCTCACGGAATCT GTGGATGTTTTGATGCCAAACGTGGGGGAGATCGTTGGGGGGTCCATGCGTATCTGGAACAGCGAGGAGCTTCTGGAGGGCTACAAGAGAGAGGGCATCGACCCCACGCCCTACTACTGGTACACTGACCAG AGGAAGTATGGCACATGCCCTCACGGAGGCTATGGTCTGGGTCTGGAGCGCTTCCTCACCTGGCTCCTAAACAGACACCACATCAGAGACGTGTGCTTGTATCCACGCTTTATCCAGCGCTGCCGGCCCTGA
- the nars1 gene encoding asparagine--tRNA ligase, cytoplasmic isoform X2: MADDLAKGELYVSDKCGSDQDGEGTEQKPFKTTLKALLFAGKEPFPTIFVDSQKEGERWAVISKTQMKNAKKAFNREQAKSNSKEKKEAEDNERREKNLEDAKKILIENDPSLPEPHMVKIHQLEERRGSRVKVFGWVHRLRRQGKNLMFLVLRDGTGFLQCVLSDKLCQCYNGLVLSTESTVALYGTVTPVPEGKQAPGGHELHCDFWELIGLSPAGGADNLLNEESDVDVQLNNRHMLIRGENVSKILRVRSTVTQCFREHFFSRGYYEITPPTLVQTQVEGGSTLFGLNYFGEQAYLTQSSQLYLETCIPALGDTFCIAQSYRAEQSRTRRHLAEYTHIEAECPFITFEDLLQRLEDLVCDVVDRVLQSPAGDLLYDINPDFKPPKRPFKRMNYSEAIEWLREHDVKKDDGSYYEFGEDIPEAPERLMTDSINETILLCRFPAEIKSFYMQRCSDDRRLTESVDVLMPNVGEIVGGSMRIWNSEELLEGYKREGIDPTPYYWYTDQRKYGTCPHGGYGLGLERFLTWLLNRHHIRDVCLYPRFIQRCRP, encoded by the exons ATGGCGGATGACTTGGCCAAAG GAGAGCTGTACGTGTCGGACAAATGCGGGAGTGACCAGGATGGAGAGGGCACAGAGCAGAAGCCTTTTAAGACCACTCTGAAG GCTCTGCTTTTCGCTGGGAAGGAGCCTTTTCCCACCATCTTTGTGGACTctcagaaggagggagag CGATGGGCAGTGATTTCTAAAACCCAGATGAAAAATGCAAAGAAGGCTTTTAACCGCGAGCAGGCCAAGAGCAACAgcaaagagaagaaagag GCAGAGGAcaatgagagaagagagaaaaaccTAGAGGACGCCAAAAAGATCCTCATTGAGAATGACCCCAGTCTCCCCGAGCCTCACATg GTGAAGATCCATCAGCTGGAGGAGAGGCGAGGCAGCAGGGTGAAGGTGTTTGGGTGGGTCCATCGTCTGCGGAGACAAG GGAAGAACCTCATGTTCCTGGTGCTCCGTGATGGCACAGGCTTCTTGCAGTGTGTCTTGTCAGACAAACTG TGTCAGTGCTACAATGGACTGGTGTTGTCCACAGAGAGCACAGTGGCTCTGTACGGCACCGTCACACCAGTCCCCGAGGGCAAACAG GCCCCTGGAGGCCACGAGCTGCACTGTGACTTCTGGGAGCTGATTGGGCTgtctccagcagggggcgctgatAACCTGCTGAACGAGGAGTCTGACGTGGACGTGCAGCTGAACAACAGGCACATGCTCATCCGCGGAGAGAACGTGTCCAAGATCCTTAGGGTGAGGTCCACAGTCACCCAGTGCTTCAGGGAGCACTTCTTCAGCCGTGGTTACTATGAG ATCACCCCTCCCACCCTGGTGCAGACGCAGGTGGAGGGTGGCTCCACCCTCTTTGGCCTGAATTACTTTGGGGAGCAGGCCTATCTGACGCAGTCCTCTCAGCTGTACCTGGAAACTTGTATTCCTGCGCTGGGAGATACCTTTTGTATCGCCCAGTCCTACCGTGCTGAGCAGTCCCGCACCCGCAGACACCTGGCTGA GTACACCCACATTGAGGCCGAGTGTCCCTTCATTACATTCGAGGACCTGCTGCAGCGGCTGGAGGATTTGGTGTGTGATGTGGTGGACAGAGTGCTCCAGTCTCCTGCAGGAGATCTGCTCTACGACATCAACCCT GACTTCAAACCGCCTAAGCGTCCCTTCAAAAGAATGAACTACAGCGAGGCCATCGAGTGGCTGCGAGAACACGACGTCAAGAAGGACGATGGCTCCTACTATGAGTTTGGAGAG GACATCCCAGAGGCTCCAGAGAGGCTGATGACAGACTCCATCAATGAGACCATCTTGCTTTGCCGCTTCCCCGCTGAGATCAAATCCTTCTACATGCAACGCTGCTCCGACGACCGCCGCCTCACGGAATCT GTGGATGTTTTGATGCCAAACGTGGGGGAGATCGTTGGGGGGTCCATGCGTATCTGGAACAGCGAGGAGCTTCTGGAGGGCTACAAGAGAGAGGGCATCGACCCCACGCCCTACTACTGGTACACTGACCAG AGGAAGTATGGCACATGCCCTCACGGAGGCTATGGTCTGGGTCTGGAGCGCTTCCTCACCTGGCTCCTAAACAGACACCACATCAGAGACGTGTGCTTGTATCCACGCTTTATCCAGCGCTGCCGGCCCTGA